In Chryseobacterium turcicum, a single window of DNA contains:
- a CDS encoding DUF6705 family protein, with protein MKNILLIILLSSAIACTAQTYPLRTFTEIPENTYLKDTNNELQGYEGVWKGTWNNRTIFITFKKNYYIYDNVLKYYKDNLIGKFKVLDSNGNILFDNTNISDDKAKIWGGKFRKVDDKYSLSYVDPDLCFTSGNIRISFTDSTKTKLNWNLYLGSNMITDECPYYNTVPFPEALPKEIVLTKQ; from the coding sequence ATGAAAAATATACTTTTAATTATATTACTCAGCTCAGCAATTGCCTGTACAGCACAAACATATCCTTTAAGAACATTTACAGAGATACCTGAAAACACCTACTTAAAAGATACTAATAATGAACTTCAAGGCTATGAGGGTGTATGGAAAGGAACGTGGAATAATAGAACTATCTTTATTACTTTTAAAAAGAATTACTATATCTATGATAATGTATTGAAATACTATAAAGATAATTTAATTGGAAAATTTAAAGTATTAGATAGTAATGGTAATATACTTTTCGATAACACAAATATATCAGATGATAAAGCAAAGATATGGGGGGGGAAATTCAGAAAAGTAGATGATAAATATTCTCTTAGCTATGTTGATCCAGATTTGTGTTTTACCTCCGGAAATATAAGAATTAGTTTTACAGATTCCACGAAAACTAAACTAAACTGGAATTTATATTTAGGTAGTAATATGATTACTGACGAGTGTCCTTATTATAATACTGTGCCTTTCCCTGAGGCTTTGCCGAAAGAAATTGTATTAACAAAACAATAA
- a CDS encoding DUF6705 family protein, producing the protein MKNILLIILLSSAIACTAQTYPLRTFTEIPENTYLKDTNNELQGYEGVWKGTWNNRTIFITFKKNSYIYDNVLKYYKDNLIGKFKVLDSNGNILFDNTNISDDKAKI; encoded by the coding sequence ATGAAAAATATACTTTTAATTATATTACTCAGCTCAGCAATTGCCTGTACAGCACAAACATATCCTTTAAGAACATTTACAGAGATACCTGAAAACACCTACTTAAAAGATACTAATAATGAACTTCAAGGCTATGAGGGTGTATGGAAAGGAACGTGGAATAATAGAACTATCTTTATTACTTTTAAAAAGAATTCCTATATCTATGATAATGTATTGAAATACTATAAAGATAATTTAATTGGAAAATTTAAAGTATTAGATAGTAATGGTAATATACTTTTCGATAACACAAATATATCAGATGATAAAGCAAAGATATGA
- a CDS encoding DUF6705 family protein, whose product MKNIFLIILLNTTISCTAQIYSLRTFTDIPENAYEKDISNELPAYEGIWKGVWGNKTIFINFKKITNKYDQHFKYYRDYLIGKFKVLDSNGNLLFDNTNLTDDKAKIYGSGFRKTDDKYSLIYIDNDLCFTSGNIRINFTDSTKTKLNWNLYLDSNMITDECPYYNTVPFPEALPKEILLTKQ is encoded by the coding sequence ATGAAAAACATATTTTTAATTATATTACTTAATACAACTATTTCTTGTACAGCACAAATTTATTCTTTAAGAACCTTTACAGATATTCCTGAAAATGCTTATGAAAAAGACATAAGCAATGAACTTCCTGCCTATGAAGGAATATGGAAAGGGGTTTGGGGTAATAAAACAATTTTTATTAATTTCAAAAAAATTACTAATAAATATGATCAGCATTTTAAATATTATAGAGATTATTTAATCGGAAAATTTAAAGTATTAGATAGTAATGGAAATCTTCTATTTGATAATACAAATTTAACTGATGATAAAGCAAAAATCTATGGAAGTGGGTTTCGAAAAACTGATGATAAATATTCATTAATATACATTGATAATGATCTGTGCTTTACCTCCGGTAATATAAGAATTAACTTTACAGATTCCACAAAAACTAAACTAAACTGGAATTTATATTTAGATAGTAATATGATTACTGACGAGTGTCCTTATTATAATACTGTACCTTTCCCTGAGGCTTTGCCGAAAGAAATTCTATTAACAAAACAATAA
- a CDS encoding DUF6261 family protein: protein MMNSIDLPKLRNAEYLQYMKDFSSIINLNNAGQFDIETKLNAFTTKIGELEALYKKALASEKTQAVLALDERRDAAMNGINYFLLSQTYHFQTENRKNAQLLLDSINMYGSSIARLNYQAETATLNNLIRDWENKPELTNALMAFNLLSWVNEMKAANDEFNTQYLSRTQEYGDANPETIKIKREEVNLAYYALRNRIDALHLLVETPPSPYVTVINQLNALTDQYNVLLFNRKPDLPDSINPEEQTK from the coding sequence ATGATGAATTCCATCGATTTACCAAAACTTCGGAATGCAGAATACCTGCAGTACATGAAAGATTTTTCAAGTATCATTAATCTCAACAACGCTGGGCAGTTTGATATTGAGACAAAATTGAATGCCTTTACGACCAAAATAGGAGAGCTTGAGGCGCTTTACAAAAAGGCCCTTGCCAGTGAAAAAACTCAGGCGGTTCTTGCACTCGACGAGAGAAGAGATGCGGCAATGAACGGGATTAATTATTTTCTGCTTTCTCAGACTTATCATTTTCAAACCGAAAACCGAAAAAATGCCCAATTGCTTCTGGATAGTATCAATATGTATGGAAGCAGTATTGCAAGGCTCAATTATCAGGCAGAAACTGCTACCCTCAATAATCTTATCCGCGACTGGGAAAACAAACCCGAGCTTACAAATGCCCTCATGGCATTTAACCTTTTATCATGGGTCAATGAAATGAAAGCTGCCAATGATGAGTTTAATACACAATATCTTTCGCGCACTCAGGAATACGGTGATGCCAATCCGGAAACCATTAAAATCAAAAGAGAAGAAGTGAATCTTGCTTATTATGCACTGAGAAACAGAATCGATGCACTGCATCTTTTGGTAGAGACACCGCCGTCACCATATGTTACAGTAATCAATCAGCTCAATGCATTGACAGACCAGTATAACGTATTGCTGTTTAACAGAAAACCAGACTTGCCAGATTCTATAAATCCTGAAGAGCAGACTAAATAA
- a CDS encoding M16 family metallopeptidase: MKRNLWSVAAVVLMSSMAFAQNIPMDPSVKTGTLPNGMKYYIKKNTLPEKKVDFRLAINAGSILEDENQRGLAHFMEHMNFNGTKNFPDNKLVDFLQSIGVKFGQHLNAYTSFDETVYMLPVPLDKPGNLDSGLKVMEDWAFNATLTDAQINKERGVVLEELRLGLGADKRMSDKYLPKLLYKSQYADRLPIGKKEVLENFKPEVIRQFHKDWYRPDLMAIVVVGDINVDEVEKKIKDNFGKYKNPSKPRERKTFDLPNHKETLVAIETDPDATNSMVQFIMKDADSYTPDVTVEQYNQSLIENIATQMLNNRLRELVNSNNPPFTFGSVYHGGTYARTKEAFQGFAMVKEGNQVNALKVLLEETERAKRFGFTQGELERAKAQLMSNMERSYNNRDKTESDMLVDEYVRNFLEQEPMPGIAWEYEDMKTFLPSVTLAQTNEVIKKMVKDDSRVIVITGPKKDNVTMPTEALVLKTFDDVKMADLKPYEDKATIKNLVKPFKSEGKIAKTETDAKLGTTTWTLNNGAKVTFKKTDFKDDEIIFSARSLGGNSLLNDADYNKTQFAYQALTEAGVNGASKADLTNYLAGKQVSVSPYISSTLEGVFGRTNQKDLSSAMELMYAYFTGLNYSPEAFNAYKIKQSAMLDNLLSNPQTYFSSEHAKFTNQKNPRFIGILPLEKDWAATNYKKAYDVYKEKFANAGNFHFYFVGNIDEAKFKNEVLQYIASLPTTGKATNFKDTGYRSMTGDYTKVYKKGKDPKSMVQIVYSGETPYNEKEALALSALGEVATIKVIEKLREDESGIYGGGARGYMGKVPYSSYSFSLSFPCGPENADKLTKSAIAELQKIIDKGPEQKDLDKYKEGEMNDYKTDIKDNNYWVNALSKNQLDGSDKYEILNYQEKVKALTVKDLQDVAKKYLTKNRIIATLMPEDGWENAPKKDGAATVKATATK, encoded by the coding sequence ATGAAAAGAAATTTGTGGTCAGTAGCGGCAGTTGTTTTAATGTCGTCTATGGCTTTTGCACAGAATATCCCAATGGATCCTTCTGTGAAAACAGGTACTCTTCCAAATGGAATGAAATACTACATCAAAAAAAACACGCTTCCTGAGAAAAAAGTAGACTTCAGACTGGCTATTAACGCCGGATCTATCTTAGAAGACGAAAACCAAAGAGGTCTTGCTCACTTTATGGAGCATATGAACTTCAACGGAACCAAAAACTTCCCAGACAATAAATTAGTTGACTTTCTACAGTCTATCGGAGTAAAATTTGGACAGCACCTTAATGCCTACACAAGTTTTGACGAAACTGTATATATGCTTCCTGTACCATTAGACAAACCTGGTAATCTAGATTCTGGTTTGAAGGTAATGGAAGATTGGGCATTCAACGCAACTTTGACTGATGCACAGATTAACAAAGAAAGAGGAGTCGTTTTAGAAGAACTAAGATTAGGGTTAGGAGCAGACAAAAGAATGTCTGACAAATACCTTCCGAAGCTTCTTTACAAATCTCAATATGCCGACAGATTGCCCATTGGTAAAAAAGAAGTGTTAGAAAACTTTAAACCTGAAGTTATAAGACAGTTTCATAAAGACTGGTACAGACCAGATTTGATGGCAATTGTAGTAGTAGGAGATATTAATGTAGATGAGGTAGAAAAGAAGATTAAAGATAATTTTGGCAAGTATAAAAATCCATCGAAGCCAAGAGAAAGAAAAACGTTTGATTTACCAAACCACAAAGAAACTTTGGTGGCAATAGAAACTGATCCAGATGCGACCAATTCTATGGTACAGTTCATCATGAAAGATGCAGATTCTTATACACCGGATGTTACCGTTGAGCAATATAACCAAAGTTTAATTGAGAATATTGCTACACAAATGCTCAACAACAGATTGAGAGAGTTGGTGAATTCTAATAATCCGCCATTCACTTTCGGTTCTGTTTATCATGGGGGTACTTATGCGAGAACGAAGGAGGCTTTCCAAGGTTTTGCAATGGTAAAAGAAGGAAACCAAGTGAATGCATTGAAGGTTCTTTTAGAAGAAACAGAAAGAGCAAAGAGATTTGGTTTTACCCAAGGAGAGCTAGAAAGAGCAAAAGCTCAGTTGATGTCTAATATGGAAAGATCTTACAACAACCGCGACAAAACAGAAAGCGATATGTTGGTAGATGAGTACGTAAGAAACTTCCTGGAGCAGGAGCCAATGCCTGGGATTGCTTGGGAATATGAAGATATGAAGACATTTTTACCTTCAGTAACTTTAGCGCAGACCAATGAGGTAATCAAGAAAATGGTAAAAGACGACAGCAGGGTAATCGTAATTACAGGTCCTAAAAAAGACAATGTAACAATGCCTACAGAAGCTTTAGTGTTAAAAACGTTTGATGATGTAAAAATGGCTGACCTTAAGCCTTACGAAGATAAAGCGACCATCAAAAATTTAGTAAAACCTTTCAAATCTGAAGGTAAAATTGCTAAAACCGAAACCGATGCCAAACTAGGAACCACAACTTGGACTTTAAACAACGGTGCTAAAGTAACCTTCAAAAAAACAGACTTTAAAGATGACGAGATTATTTTCTCAGCAAGAAGTTTAGGTGGAAACTCTTTATTAAACGATGCCGATTACAACAAAACTCAGTTTGCATATCAAGCTTTAACTGAAGCGGGAGTAAACGGAGCTTCTAAAGCTGATCTTACGAATTATTTAGCAGGAAAACAGGTGAGCGTTAGCCCGTACATCAGCAGTACTTTGGAAGGTGTTTTTGGAAGAACCAACCAGAAAGATTTAAGCTCAGCAATGGAGCTGATGTATGCTTATTTTACTGGTTTGAACTACAGCCCGGAAGCATTCAATGCTTACAAAATAAAGCAGTCTGCGATGTTGGATAATCTTTTGTCTAATCCACAGACGTATTTTTCAAGTGAGCATGCTAAGTTTACGAATCAGAAAAACCCAAGATTCATCGGTATTCTTCCGTTAGAAAAAGATTGGGCAGCGACAAATTACAAAAAAGCGTATGATGTTTACAAAGAGAAATTTGCGAATGCAGGAAACTTCCATTTCTATTTTGTCGGAAATATCGATGAGGCTAAATTTAAAAATGAAGTTTTACAGTATATAGCAAGTTTGCCAACTACCGGAAAAGCAACGAATTTCAAAGATACTGGCTACAGATCAATGACCGGAGATTATACCAAAGTGTATAAAAAAGGTAAAGATCCTAAGAGTATGGTACAAATCGTTTATTCGGGGGAGACTCCTTACAACGAGAAAGAAGCGTTGGCACTTTCTGCTTTAGGTGAAGTGGCTACCATCAAAGTTATTGAGAAGCTAAGAGAAGATGAAAGCGGAATTTACGGTGGTGGAGCAAGAGGGTATATGGGGAAAGTACCTTACAGTAGCTATAGTTTCAGTTTAAGTTTCCCTTGTGGACCAGAGAATGCAGATAAACTAACGAAAAGTGCTATCGCAGAACTTCAGAAAATTATCGATAAAGGTCCTGAACAAAAAGATCTCGATAAGTACAAAGAAGGGGAGATGAATGACTACAAAACAGACATCAAAGACAATAATTACTGGGTAAATGCCTTGTCTAAAAACCAATTGGACGGAAGCGATAAGTATGAAATTCTTAATTATCAGGAAAAAGTAAAAGCATTAACTGTAAAAGATCTACAGGATGTTGCTAAGAAATATCTGACAAAAAACAGAATTATCGCTACTTTAATGCCTGAAGACGGGTGGGAAAACGCTCCTAAAAAAGATGGTGCTGCTACAGTAAAAGCTACTGCAACAAAATAA
- a CDS encoding DUF6705 family protein gives MKNIFFLFILIFSAELKSQSVTIDIEEPGFGKPNGYYQKDFNNLLNPFEGTYIYTNGTSTFKIVLQKMIKQPVDSHYEDLIIGEYQYMENGIEKVNTLSNLNIMYSDQYLKHNIAGNGILWNNSRLWKCPQCKPNEKRADLTITDKLTNRYANILMRRTVINGQQVIQVKINNVNTVSYNVDTESPPADFSLPLGEFIMIKQ, from the coding sequence ATGAAAAATATATTCTTTTTATTTATTTTAATATTTTCGGCGGAGTTAAAGTCTCAAAGCGTAACAATTGATATTGAAGAACCTGGTTTTGGAAAGCCTAATGGCTATTACCAAAAAGATTTTAATAATTTATTAAACCCATTTGAAGGTACTTATATTTATACGAATGGAACTTCCACCTTTAAAATAGTATTGCAAAAAATGATTAAGCAACCTGTTGACTCTCATTATGAAGATTTAATTATTGGTGAATATCAATATATGGAAAATGGTATAGAAAAAGTCAATACTTTATCTAATTTAAACATTATGTATTCTGATCAGTATTTAAAACATAACATAGCAGGAAATGGTATTCTCTGGAATAATTCTCGACTTTGGAAATGTCCACAATGCAAGCCAAATGAAAAAAGAGCAGACCTAACGATTACAGATAAATTAACAAATAGATATGCAAATATATTGATGCGAAGGACAGTAATAAACGGACAACAAGTGATACAGGTAAAAATTAACAACGTAAATACCGTTTCTTATAATGTAGACACAGAAAGTCCACCAGCAGACTTTTCATTACCTTTAGGCGAGTTTATAATGATTAAACAATAA
- a CDS encoding DUF3109 family protein translates to MIQIDDKLISEDIFSEEFVCNLTKCKGACCVEGDVGAPLDKDELVILDNIYDKIRPYLTEAGIKALDEQGTWTTDPMDGMYVTPMIEDAECAYVTFDERGITKCGIEKAYEDGAVDWQKPISCHLYPIRVTEYSTFSALNYHEWNVCSDACTLGKELQVPVYKFLKTPLTRKYGEDFYTTLSDVAEEWKKEYGN, encoded by the coding sequence ATGATTCAAATAGACGATAAATTAATTTCTGAAGATATTTTTTCTGAAGAATTTGTTTGTAACCTTACCAAATGTAAAGGTGCATGTTGTGTAGAAGGTGATGTGGGAGCTCCCTTAGATAAAGACGAGCTTGTCATTTTAGATAATATTTATGATAAAATAAGACCTTACCTTACAGAAGCAGGAATTAAAGCATTAGACGAACAAGGAACCTGGACAACTGATCCTATGGACGGAATGTACGTAACTCCGATGATTGAAGATGCAGAATGTGCCTATGTAACTTTTGATGAAAGAGGCATTACAAAATGCGGCATCGAAAAAGCTTATGAAGATGGTGCAGTCGACTGGCAAAAACCAATTTCTTGCCACCTCTACCCGATTAGAGTTACAGAATACTCTACTTTTTCTGCTTTAAATTACCATGAATGGAATGTCTGCAGCGACGCCTGTACTTTAGGAAAAGAACTTCAGGTTCCGGTGTATAAGTTCCTTAAAACTCCGCTTACCAGAAAATATGGTGAAGATTTTTATACCACACTGAGCGATGTTGCTGAAGAGTGGAAAAAGGAATATGGGAATTAA
- a CDS encoding DUF6705 family protein, with the protein MKTFFFKTSVILFIITCVISCKAQILPLNTPLDDIPANAHLKDLNNELLTYVGNYKTNFQGNDIYLYITKVEDKLEKSTNKNYYTDALIIKYIVKNPSGVILQDTQNMILNNQTFFNIVSMGTRPISGTVIFYYEGTNCGIGWGKIILKKLNTTQITWEYRPNSLMIDSATCPPSTDKTVYLPVTKDLIFTKQ; encoded by the coding sequence ATGAAAACATTTTTTTTTAAAACATCTGTTATACTATTTATAATTACATGTGTAATTTCTTGTAAAGCACAAATTCTTCCTTTGAACACACCTCTTGATGATATTCCTGCAAATGCACATTTAAAAGATTTAAATAATGAACTTTTAACCTATGTAGGAAATTATAAAACTAATTTTCAAGGAAACGACATTTACTTATATATAACGAAGGTAGAAGACAAGTTAGAAAAAAGTACGAATAAAAATTATTACACTGATGCTTTAATAATAAAGTACATTGTAAAAAATCCGTCTGGTGTGATTCTTCAGGACACCCAAAATATGATTTTGAATAACCAAACTTTTTTTAATATTGTAAGTATGGGAACTAGACCAATATCAGGAACTGTAATATTTTACTATGAGGGTACGAATTGTGGTATTGGTTGGGGAAAAATAATACTAAAAAAACTCAATACAACTCAAATCACTTGGGAATACCGCCCAAATAGTCTGATGATAGATTCTGCCACCTGTCCCCCAAGTACAGATAAAACGGTTTATCTTCCTGTAACAAAGGATTTGATATTTACCAAGCAATAA
- a CDS encoding DUF6705 family protein, whose translation MIYIYLILILLLSTTVKSQTIIDIDDTTYSTWNNTYSDYYKKDLNSLLELFQGTYLYTSGNTSFKIVLEKKIKQNVGLHFEDLIIGEYQYIKNGVEKINTLSNLNISYSDQFLKHGIAGNSIISNINNRLWKCPQCNPNEKRAVLRIRDRVTDRYANILMRRTVINGQQVMQVKINNVNTVSYNVDTESPPEDFSLPLGEFIMIK comes from the coding sequence ATGATATATATATATCTAATACTGATTCTACTATTATCAACTACTGTAAAGTCACAAACCATAATTGACATAGATGATACAACATATTCCACTTGGAATAATACTTACTCTGATTATTATAAAAAAGATTTGAATAGCCTCTTAGAACTATTTCAAGGAACGTATTTATATACCAGCGGAAACACTAGCTTTAAAATAGTGTTAGAAAAGAAAATAAAACAAAACGTAGGATTACATTTCGAAGACTTGATTATTGGAGAATATCAATATATAAAAAATGGTGTAGAGAAAATAAATACACTTTCAAATTTAAATATCAGCTATTCTGATCAATTTTTAAAACACGGAATTGCAGGAAATTCAATTATATCTAATATTAATAATAGACTATGGAAATGCCCACAGTGTAACCCAAATGAAAAAAGGGCAGTTTTAAGAATTAGAGATAGAGTAACTGACAGATACGCAAATATATTGATGCGCAGAACAGTAATAAACGGACAACAAGTGATGCAGGTAAAAATTAACAACGTAAATACCGTTTCTTATAATGTAGACACAGAAAGTCCACCTGAAGACTTTTCATTACCTTTAGGCGAGTTTATAATGATTAAATAA
- a CDS encoding DUF6705 family protein, with the protein MKSIIIFYGLFVVLSCKAQQLPLNTLMKDIPANGYIKDTNNELNSYVGTYKTNYQGNEIILIINKEENKPTRRMNKDFYRDALVVKYIVKNSAGNILQNTQNMILNDQTYFNIVSIGTIPSLGIVSLGYDGTNCGIGWGKIILKKLNTTQFSWDYRPNNLVIDDATCPPSVDKKVYLPITKDLIFTKQ; encoded by the coding sequence ATGAAAAGTATAATAATATTTTATGGATTGTTTGTTGTACTTTCTTGCAAGGCACAACAACTTCCTTTAAATACTTTAATGAAAGATATTCCAGCAAATGGATATATAAAAGATACGAATAATGAATTAAATTCTTATGTAGGTACGTATAAGACAAATTATCAAGGAAATGAAATTATTTTAATTATCAATAAAGAAGAAAATAAGCCTACAAGGCGAATGAATAAAGATTTTTATAGAGATGCATTAGTGGTTAAATATATTGTGAAAAATTCAGCAGGAAATATTTTACAGAATACTCAAAATATGATTTTGAATGATCAAACGTATTTTAATATTGTAAGTATAGGAACAATACCATCATTAGGAATTGTCTCATTAGGTTATGATGGTACCAATTGTGGTATTGGTTGGGGAAAAATAATCCTAAAAAAACTCAATACAACGCAATTCTCTTGGGATTATCGTCCGAATAATTTAGTAATAGATGATGCAACCTGCCCACCAAGTGTAGATAAAAAAGTTTATCTTCCGATAACAAAAGATTTGATATTTACCAAGCAATAA